The following are encoded together in the Juglans microcarpa x Juglans regia isolate MS1-56 chromosome 2D, Jm3101_v1.0, whole genome shotgun sequence genome:
- the LOC121251086 gene encoding 2-oxoglutarate-Fe(II) type oxidoreductase hxnY-like → MENQSVNGIEAAKISVLNCMDLSNPDIHQSVSLLKQACLDSGFFYVVNHGISEEFMDEVFAQSRMMFGLPLSDKMKLLRNEKHRGYTPVLDEILDPENQVYGDYKEGYYLGVEVAEDDPAAEKPFYGPNVWPAPGLLPGWRETMERFHQEALKVSRAVARIIALALDLEVDFFDRPQMLGEPIATLRLLHYEGQVSDPSKGIYGAGAHSDYGLITLLATDDVVGLQICKDKDAKPQIWEYVPPLKGAFIVNLGDMLERWSNSIFKSTLHRVLVNGQERYSIAYFVEPSHDCLVECLPTCKSENNPPKFPPILCQTYLSQRYEDTHTDLSIYNKTEA, encoded by the exons ATGGAAAACCAGAGTGTGAACGGCATCGAAGCCGCGAAAATCTCTGTCCTCAATTGTATGGATCTCTCTAATCCTGACATTCACCAATCCGTTTCGTTGCTCAAGCAG GCGTGTTTGGATTCGGGATTTTTCTACGTTGTAAACCATGGGATAAGCGAGGAATTCATGGACGAGGTTTTCGCACAGAGCAGAATGATGTTTGGTCTGCCATTAAGCGATAAAATGAAGCTTTTAAGGAACGAGAAACACAGGGGCTACACCCCTGTTCTTGACGAGATTTTGGACCCTGAAAACCAAGTTTACG GAGATTACAAGGAGGGATACTACCTAGGAGTGGAAGTAGCTGAAGATGACCCTGCAGCTGAAAAACCTTTTTATGGGCCAAATGTTTGGCCTGCACCAG gaCTATTGCCTGGATGGAGGGAGACAATGGAGAGGTTTCATCAAGAGGCTTT AAAGGTTTCAAGAGCAGTTGCCAGGATAATAGCTCTTGCACTTGATCTGGAGGTTGATTTCTTTGACAGGCCACAAATGCTTGGCGAGCCAATTGCAACCTTGCGCTTATTACACTACGAAG GTCAAGTTTCTGATCCCTCAAAGGGAATATATGGAGCTGGAGCTCATTCTGACTATGGTTTGATTACCCTTTTGGCAACAGATGACGTCGTAGGTCTCCAA ATATGCAAGGATAAGGATGCTAAACCTCAGATATGGGAATATGTGCCGCCATTGAAAGG AGCATTTATAGTGAATCTTGGTGACATGCTGGAGCGCTGGAGCAACAGTATTTTCAA GTCCACCTTGCACagagttttggtgaatggtCAAGAGAGATACTCT ATTGCATATTTTGTGGAACCAAGTCATGATTGTCTTGTTGAGTGTTTGCCAACATGCAAGTCAGAAAATAATCCTCCCAA GTTTCCTCCTATCTTATGTCAAACTTACCTCAGCCAACGCTACGAGGACACTCATACTGATCTGAGTATATACAACAAAACTGAAGCTTAA